From Balneola sp. MJW-20, the proteins below share one genomic window:
- a CDS encoding NAD(P)-dependent alcohol dehydrogenase, whose amino-acid sequence MDNKFLVIPYSPFSIVMQLLEGSFDKRALEQNYGACMKAAILTGYGGADKIEIRDLEKPAIGDNEILIRTAATTVTQVDNIFRSGDHLFARMATGVIKPKISVMGTELAGWVESVGKDITGFKPGEAVIADSGTNYGAHAEYVKITPEDPVTLKPENMSFPEAAALSYGGLTALSFLQDTAKLQAGQRMLILGASGSVGSFAVQIAKAIGAHVTAVASGDNAKLVLSLGADEFVDYRNTDITQLKDTFDVIFDSVGKYRFGRLKPLLNDNGIFMTTDLSPNILWNMILTGMVGNKKAKIAFTGLNTFGQKMEGLQKLLQFYEDGKLKPVIDRTFTLDEIRKAHEYVSTGRKKGNVVVTVSEEGRV is encoded by the coding sequence TTGGATAACAAATTCCTGGTGATCCCATATTCTCCGTTCAGTATAGTGATGCAACTTTTAGAAGGAAGTTTCGATAAAAGGGCCCTTGAACAAAACTATGGGGCATGTATGAAGGCAGCAATTCTTACCGGATATGGTGGGGCTGATAAAATTGAGATCCGGGATCTTGAAAAGCCGGCTATTGGTGACAATGAAATACTGATCAGGACTGCAGCTACAACGGTTACACAGGTAGACAATATTTTCCGATCTGGCGATCATTTATTCGCACGCATGGCTACGGGAGTAATAAAGCCTAAGATCAGTGTAATGGGAACTGAGCTGGCAGGATGGGTTGAATCGGTGGGTAAGGATATCACAGGTTTTAAACCGGGTGAAGCCGTGATCGCAGACAGCGGCACGAATTACGGAGCTCATGCCGAATACGTGAAGATTACTCCGGAAGATCCCGTGACCCTAAAACCTGAAAATATGAGTTTTCCTGAAGCCGCAGCTTTATCCTATGGGGGACTCACCGCATTATCCTTCCTGCAGGATACCGCCAAACTTCAGGCGGGGCAGAGAATGCTGATCCTTGGGGCATCGGGATCTGTAGGATCTTTTGCCGTTCAGATCGCCAAAGCAATAGGAGCTCATGTAACAGCAGTAGCAAGCGGGGATAATGCAAAGCTGGTGCTCTCGCTGGGAGCCGATGAATTTGTGGATTACAGAAATACCGATATCACACAACTGAAGGATACTTTTGATGTGATCTTCGATTCGGTCGGTAAATACCGGTTTGGAAGACTGAAACCATTACTCAATGATAATGGGATCTTTATGACAACTGATCTTAGTCCGAACATACTCTGGAATATGATCCTGACCGGTATGGTGGGGAATAAAAAAGCGAAGATCGCTTTTACAGGCCTGAATACCTTCGGACAAAAAATGGAAGGACTACAGAAGCTGTTGCAATTCTATGAGGATGGTAAGCTTAAGCCCGTTATCGACCGCACCTTCACCCTGGATGAGATCCGGAAAGCTCATGAATATGTTTCAACGGGAAGGAAAAAAGGAAATGTGGTAGTCACGGTAAGCGAGGAGGGTAGAGTATGA
- a CDS encoding DUF4386 domain-containing protein, which translates to MTEQKKLTRLTGWLYLVVIVCAGFSQGAVRESVLVTGDALTTAQNILASETLFRWGLITDLIAFSTDIAISVLLYLLLSSVNKPLALIMAAFRLIAHPAIASMNLLNHYAALKVLQDPELASQFSPERLYEASLFFMEAHHMGYLIAGVVFGIHCAILGYLLVRSGAFPKLLGALLMLASVGYLTESFGFMLYPEYKAIFAWIVGISAGIGEVGLCLWFIVSSYRRQEWRVES; encoded by the coding sequence ATGACGGAACAAAAGAAATTAACCCGACTAACAGGCTGGTTGTATCTGGTCGTTATTGTATGTGCGGGATTCAGTCAAGGAGCGGTGCGTGAATCCGTACTGGTTACCGGTGATGCCTTGACCACTGCACAGAATATCCTGGCCTCAGAAACATTATTTCGCTGGGGATTGATCACAGATCTGATCGCGTTTTCCACCGATATCGCAATTTCCGTATTGCTGTATCTGTTGCTGAGTTCTGTTAATAAACCCCTGGCCCTGATCATGGCAGCATTCAGGCTGATCGCCCACCCGGCCATCGCAAGTATGAACCTGCTGAATCACTACGCTGCACTAAAGGTACTTCAGGATCCTGAGCTGGCATCTCAGTTTAGTCCGGAGCGGCTCTATGAAGCATCACTCTTTTTTATGGAGGCTCATCATATGGGATACCTGATCGCAGGGGTCGTCTTCGGTATACATTGCGCAATTCTGGGCTATTTGCTGGTGAGATCCGGTGCATTTCCAAAACTCTTAGGAGCGCTATTGATGCTGGCATCAGTCGGTTACCTGACTGAAAGTTTTGGTTTTATGCTTTATCCGGAATACAAGGCGATCTTCGCCTGGATCGTTGGTATTAGTGCCGGTATTGGAGAGGTGGGATTATGCTTATGGTTCATTGTCTCTTCTTACAGGAGACAAGAATGGAGAGTTGAAAGCTGA
- a CDS encoding tetratricopeptide repeat protein encodes MRKILWVIFVLLPAVLFAQTDTESVTIRNYTVNSENGDIRIVLDYAQINAEMDLGSMSRAFDVGSVRWELRYSIREIYYKGVKVPLSNVPSLGNDAIVVENMEADLFIGASRFKRIRIGGLDFTSIKNNGGRGNKNVFDDTFDLDFGENEDWERMKEYFRTGITIQNIGLQARYGYQFDGAYARNEFQDYLKQVEFDGIIEEADQLYNAGNYEAADEKYRAALRIQRGNEHALNRIEEIKKLLATQQANEKYDTAMQNANSATSVEEKVKYYNEALEAKPNDPEATNALNAISGGEEGQASGEAGEGSAAAGTAAGAAAGTAGGAGSSSGTTSGSESGEAETKSAAEIEQERIERERKRQQELAEAREEYTRKNAAIAASSAAASAGFLYFIGGMIYGDIGKIDVDNLFLDKGWYLGLTYGYSTHIQPIFFNVDSDAVSGARIEETDTRYAWTMNVDLQLNLGYETKMIGGYGYVNPYGGFSPLFDTFTYSLNYGGRVFAGLENIKGYYDLSQGERYVYKFDYITGDSGTGEIFHKYVRHEYGLMITLPSNKRFIRSHMMIGLVTDQILNLTDDYDTYSAVQNVDELSLELLPSSSFSSQVVTGVTFQFKKDQHFNLYVNLFPEYPFTGVRKYGFSDDAGENDNILLEVGFVRALDQWK; translated from the coding sequence ATGAGGAAAATACTATGGGTAATCTTTGTCCTGCTACCGGCAGTACTGTTCGCACAGACCGATACAGAATCAGTCACAATCAGAAATTATACAGTAAACAGTGAAAATGGGGACATCCGAATAGTTCTGGATTATGCGCAAATAAATGCTGAGATGGACCTAGGTAGTATGAGCCGTGCATTTGATGTTGGTAGTGTTCGCTGGGAATTACGCTATTCTATTCGGGAAATATATTATAAAGGGGTTAAGGTACCACTAAGCAATGTGCCTTCTCTGGGGAATGATGCGATCGTTGTAGAAAACATGGAAGCCGATCTTTTCATTGGTGCAAGCAGGTTTAAGAGAATAAGGATCGGAGGTTTAGACTTTACTAGTATCAAGAACAATGGTGGCAGAGGCAACAAGAATGTATTTGACGATACTTTTGATTTGGATTTTGGTGAAAATGAGGATTGGGAAAGAATGAAGGAATACTTTCGTACTGGCATCACCATACAAAATATAGGTTTACAGGCAAGATACGGATATCAATTTGATGGTGCTTATGCTCGTAATGAATTTCAGGATTACCTGAAGCAAGTGGAGTTTGATGGAATCATTGAAGAGGCCGATCAGCTCTATAATGCAGGAAATTATGAGGCTGCTGATGAAAAGTACAGAGCAGCATTAAGAATACAGCGTGGAAATGAACATGCTTTAAATAGGATCGAAGAGATAAAAAAACTACTTGCTACTCAACAGGCGAATGAAAAATATGATACCGCGATGCAGAATGCGAATTCAGCCACCTCCGTTGAAGAGAAGGTCAAGTATTACAACGAGGCATTAGAAGCTAAACCGAATGATCCCGAGGCAACCAATGCATTGAATGCCATAAGCGGAGGAGAAGAAGGACAGGCCTCAGGAGAAGCGGGTGAAGGAAGCGCCGCAGCCGGAACGGCCGCGGGTGCCGCCGCCGGAACGGCTGGAGGAGCAGGGTCGTCTTCGGGAACAACTTCCGGATCGGAATCTGGCGAGGCGGAAACAAAATCAGCGGCCGAGATCGAACAGGAGAGGATCGAAAGAGAGAGAAAAAGACAACAGGAGCTTGCTGAAGCAAGGGAAGAATATACCCGAAAAAATGCGGCGATAGCCGCCTCGAGTGCGGCAGCATCCGCCGGTTTTTTATATTTCATAGGAGGAATGATATATGGTGATATTGGGAAAATAGATGTTGATAATCTTTTTCTTGATAAAGGGTGGTATCTGGGGCTTACATATGGATACTCGACACATATACAGCCGATATTTTTCAATGTTGATAGTGATGCGGTTTCAGGTGCTCGTATTGAAGAAACGGACACCCGGTATGCCTGGACAATGAATGTTGATCTCCAGCTGAATCTGGGATATGAAACTAAAATGATTGGCGGATACGGCTATGTCAATCCATACGGAGGTTTCTCACCGCTGTTTGATACTTTTACCTACTCACTGAATTACGGAGGTAGGGTTTTTGCCGGGCTGGAGAACATTAAAGGCTACTATGACCTATCCCAGGGAGAAAGATATGTCTATAAATTCGATTACATAACGGGTGATTCAGGGACCGGGGAAATTTTTCACAAGTATGTCCGGCATGAATACGGATTGATGATCACCTTACCATCCAATAAAAGATTTATCCGAAGCCATATGATGATTGGTTTAGTGACAGATCAGATCCTTAACTTAACCGATGATTACGACACGTACTCTGCTGTTCAGAATGTGGATGAACTCAGCCTGGAATTGCTTCCTTCTTCTAGCTTCAGTTCACAGGTTGTAACCGGGGTAACTTTTCAGTTCAAGAAAGACCAGCACTTTAACTTATACGTGAATTTATTCCCTGAGTATCCTTTCACTGGAGTTCGTAAATATGGTTTCAGTGATGATGCAGGTGAAAACGATAATATACTACTGGAAGTAGGCTTTGTGCGAGCTCTGGATCAATGGAAATAA
- a CDS encoding protein kinase domain-containing protein, producing the protein MIGQTIKNYRITEKIGEGGMGVVYKAYDSRLDRSVALKFLPDRISDSEPDKKRFLQEARAASALDHHNTCTIHEIDETVDGKLFIVMPAYEGKSLDKLIAADSLNTEQIVDITIQIAEGLKAAHDANIIHRDIKSSNIMVDPEGHTVIMDFGLARRNDFTQLTNDGDTLGTVEYMSPEQALGKAADHRTDIWSLGVILYEMLTGKTPFHSEYPQATIYCILNEEAEELTSDKRMITPDLLEIVDRTLKKDLDERYQTISDLLHDLYDIKNHSTDSHSLLRSGLRTIYAVPARKRTFFSSLMIVTVVFVIGFYFYLQPSNVEFAERDWIMLSDFENETNEEVFNHFLGEVLEISLQQSSFLNLYGNENIRWILQNELNKEVAGSLSSDIVREAARYKEVNVILTPRIVLQDSIYLLSARLSEVTSPKEIKLGPYAAADQKSVLGAIDELARNVRLALGEPPAMISGSFTSVSNATTSSLEALKLYVDGVRLKRSDNTTAMELIGQSVQVDPDFAMAHAELGMNYYITGDPERGETHFQKALAQSERLTIRERLWVQAVSEDWRGKRNEAIKKYRAYLNLYPDDYNAWWRLGYSNLVIQNTDECIEAFNKVIEIEPREASALVNLATCHSAVEEYDQALKYYERAFDIRPEFKLGQYINNEYGFMLVGMGRNDDARSTFELMLDDKNNRAKGLRNLALLNMYEGKFSASIDLLKEAIRLNISNNEHLSEFRDRMYLARLYWFKGMDKEYEDELSDIGTLIQEQKFGPAWLARMGKIYCRSGHIAEAENVLGDIESRIEDPEALSGVRVYTDDHGFYYMLKGEIELAKEDYSRAIEFLEVAKNISFTQIGSLAIAYDRSDNASKAIEYYLQIIDKKKLGREYQQEWIMAHYRLAKVYDRIGQKKEALPYYRTFVELWENGDKDLPSLEDARNIIQSHPES; encoded by the coding sequence ATGATCGGTCAGACCATAAAGAATTACAGGATAACGGAAAAGATCGGAGAAGGCGGTATGGGAGTTGTTTATAAAGCCTACGACTCCAGACTGGACCGTTCAGTAGCACTCAAGTTTCTGCCGGATCGTATCTCTGACTCCGAACCGGATAAAAAGAGATTTCTGCAGGAAGCCCGGGCGGCATCAGCCCTTGATCATCATAATACCTGCACCATTCATGAAATTGATGAGACGGTAGACGGAAAACTTTTTATCGTTATGCCCGCTTACGAGGGGAAAAGCCTTGATAAACTGATAGCAGCCGATTCACTGAACACGGAACAGATCGTTGACATCACTATACAGATCGCTGAGGGATTAAAAGCAGCGCACGATGCCAATATTATTCACAGGGATATCAAGAGCAGTAATATTATGGTAGATCCCGAAGGCCATACGGTGATCATGGATTTCGGGCTGGCCCGAAGAAATGACTTTACCCAACTCACCAATGACGGAGACACTTTGGGAACTGTGGAATATATGTCCCCTGAACAGGCACTGGGCAAAGCCGCAGACCATCGAACGGATATCTGGTCTTTGGGGGTGATCCTCTATGAAATGCTGACCGGAAAGACCCCTTTTCACAGCGAATACCCTCAGGCAACCATCTATTGTATCCTGAATGAAGAGGCTGAGGAATTGACCTCTGATAAAAGGATGATCACTCCCGATCTATTGGAAATAGTTGACAGGACTCTGAAGAAAGACCTGGACGAACGCTATCAGACGATATCCGATCTGCTGCATGATCTTTATGATATCAAAAACCACTCAACGGACTCGCATTCTTTATTAAGATCCGGCCTCAGAACTATATATGCAGTTCCAGCCCGAAAACGTACATTCTTCAGTTCATTAATGATCGTGACCGTTGTATTCGTTATCGGATTCTATTTCTATTTACAGCCTTCAAATGTGGAGTTTGCCGAGAGAGACTGGATCATGCTCTCGGATTTTGAAAACGAAACAAATGAGGAAGTATTCAACCATTTTTTAGGGGAAGTCCTGGAGATCAGCCTTCAGCAGTCCTCATTTCTGAACCTCTACGGTAATGAAAATATCCGGTGGATCCTTCAGAATGAGCTGAATAAAGAAGTAGCAGGATCCCTAAGCTCCGACATCGTGAGGGAAGCTGCACGCTACAAAGAAGTAAATGTGATATTGACACCCCGGATTGTACTACAGGATAGTATTTATCTGTTGTCTGCCCGTTTATCGGAAGTAACTTCTCCCAAAGAAATCAAACTTGGACCCTATGCAGCTGCAGACCAGAAAAGTGTATTAGGAGCCATTGATGAACTGGCCAGAAACGTAAGACTTGCACTGGGTGAACCCCCTGCTATGATCTCCGGGTCTTTTACCTCCGTTTCTAATGCCACTACTTCTTCTCTTGAGGCCCTAAAATTATATGTTGATGGAGTAAGGTTGAAAAGATCCGATAACACAACAGCCATGGAACTGATCGGGCAGTCTGTTCAGGTCGATCCGGATTTTGCAATGGCTCATGCAGAACTGGGAATGAATTATTACATAACAGGTGATCCTGAGAGAGGTGAAACTCATTTCCAAAAGGCACTGGCACAATCTGAACGTCTGACCATACGTGAAAGATTGTGGGTTCAAGCCGTTTCAGAGGACTGGAGAGGAAAACGAAACGAAGCTATTAAGAAATACCGGGCCTACCTCAACCTTTATCCTGATGATTATAACGCCTGGTGGAGACTCGGGTACAGCAACCTGGTCATTCAGAATACAGATGAGTGTATTGAAGCTTTTAACAAAGTAATAGAAATAGAACCCCGGGAGGCCAGTGCCCTTGTTAACCTGGCCACTTGTCATTCAGCAGTAGAAGAATATGATCAAGCTCTGAAGTATTATGAACGAGCATTTGATATCCGGCCGGAGTTCAAACTGGGGCAATACATCAATAATGAATACGGGTTCATGCTGGTAGGGATGGGTCGGAACGATGATGCGAGGAGTACATTTGAGCTTATGCTGGATGATAAGAACAACCGAGCCAAAGGATTAAGAAATCTGGCACTGCTCAATATGTATGAGGGAAAGTTTTCCGCCTCCATAGATCTGCTAAAGGAAGCCATTCGGCTTAATATCTCTAATAACGAGCATCTCAGTGAGTTCCGTGATCGTATGTATCTGGCGAGACTATACTGGTTCAAAGGGATGGATAAAGAGTATGAAGATGAACTGTCAGATATTGGCACGCTTATACAGGAACAGAAATTTGGCCCGGCCTGGTTAGCCAGAATGGGCAAGATCTACTGCCGATCCGGTCACATTGCTGAAGCTGAAAATGTATTAGGGGATATTGAATCCAGGATTGAGGATCCTGAGGCATTATCTGGGGTCAGAGTGTATACTGATGATCATGGATTCTATTACATGCTGAAAGGAGAGATCGAACTGGCAAAAGAAGACTATTCCAGGGCCATTGAATTTCTTGAAGTTGCTAAAAATATTTCCTTCACTCAGATCGGTTCACTGGCAATTGCTTATGATCGGTCGGACAATGCTTCAAAAGCCATAGAATACTATCTGCAGATCATAGATAAGAAAAAGCTGGGCAGAGAATATCAACAGGAATGGATCATGGCTCATTACCGGCTGGCCAAAGTCTATGACCGGATCGGTCAAAAAAAAGAAGCCTTGCCTTATTATCGGACATTTGTGGAACTCTGGGAGAATGGTGATAAAGACCTTCCCTCTCTAGAAGATGCCCGAAATATCATTCAATCGCATCCTGAATCATGA
- a CDS encoding DUF6090 family protein, whose translation MITLLRRFRQKLIGSGTLTKYLIYAIGEILLVVIGILIALQVNNWNEGRKDRIMERRFLSEMMLDLQSDSLTLAEFKEDSDEQVRTKEQLRKYYQGTPFQVDSLIIFFEDQWKQRYNFNPITTTLDEMKSTGKLSVIRNEELRRNILETYNYYVVFQSRAQSIYSEQQEKSTELYYAEIPGLYSLEGDSAYDIEAVLSQYEVQNRLGGNFVNGMNSRLQMIIAVNSRLIEQIRAELQMD comes from the coding sequence ATGATCACTCTCCTTCGTCGCTTCCGCCAAAAACTCATTGGTTCGGGTACCCTTACTAAATACCTGATTTACGCAATTGGAGAGATCCTTCTGGTGGTGATCGGTATCCTGATCGCCCTGCAGGTCAACAACTGGAATGAGGGTCGTAAAGATCGCATCATGGAACGGCGTTTTCTCAGCGAAATGATGCTAGATCTCCAATCCGATTCTCTTACCCTGGCAGAATTTAAAGAAGATTCCGACGAGCAGGTCCGAACCAAGGAACAACTCAGAAAGTATTATCAAGGTACTCCTTTTCAAGTGGATTCACTCATCATCTTTTTTGAGGATCAATGGAAGCAGAGGTATAACTTCAATCCTATTACCACCACCCTGGATGAAATGAAAAGCACAGGCAAATTAAGTGTGATCCGAAATGAGGAATTGCGCAGAAATATTCTGGAGACCTATAATTATTATGTGGTGTTTCAGAGTAGAGCTCAAAGCATATACTCCGAACAACAGGAGAAGAGCACGGAGCTCTATTACGCAGAGATCCCGGGACTCTATTCCCTGGAAGGGGATTCGGCCTATGATATTGAAGCGGTGTTGAGTCAATATGAAGTGCAAAACCGGCTGGGAGGGAATTTTGTCAATGGAATGAATTCGCGGCTGCAAATGATCATTGCAGTCAATAGCCGTCTGATTGAACAAATACGTGCAGAACTTCAAATGGATTAA
- a CDS encoding VPS10 domain-containing protein — translation MVKTNFVALIFLIFAAFSLNGFAQESSVISQTSYNALELRNVSTGFASGRIADIAIHPEHENTWYVAAGSGGVWKTENAGITWTPIFDNQPSYSIGSLTIDPHNPAVIWVGTGEDVGGRHVGFGDGIYKSTDEGRTWTNMGLKESQHISTILVHPEDPDVVLVAVQGPLWNKGGERGLYRTDDGGESWNKVLGDDEWTGATDIVVDPREPNVMYAATWQRHRTVAAYMGGGPGSGIHKSTDGGLTWTELKNGIPGSNLGKIGLAISPQDPDIVYAAIELDRTEGGLFMSDDRGASWNKMSDMVSGGTGPHYYQELYASPHTFGRIYLMNVRTLVSDDHGRTYSTLPERDKHSDNHALAFRSDEPDYLLMGSDGGVYETFDHGANWRYMPNLPLTQYYKVAVDDEKPFYNLYGGTQDNGTHEGPSRTDLTHGIRNADWKHILFADGHDTATEPGNPDIVYGETQQGGLHRIDRKTGEQVFIQPQAGEGEDFERFNWDAPILVSPHSPARLYFASQRVWRSDNRGDSWTPISGDLTRDQERLTLEIMGKQQSWDNPWDVNAMSNYNTITSLGESPLQEGLLYAGTDDGIIQVSEDGGENWRRIEVGSIRGVPSTAFVNDVRADLYDVNTVYAALDNHKYGDFTPYLIKSTDRGRSWESISGNLPDRHLVWRMVQDHIDPDLLFAATEFGIFFTVDGGNEWVKMKGGAPTISFRDITIQREHNDLVAASFGRGYYIVDDISPLRQVDEESLNKEGVLFDTRDALWYQPRSVEIDPGASFYTAENPPFGAVFTYYLKDGLTSIESERKKSERALEDDEDVPFPGWDALEAEVRQEDPTIRITIKDEAGNVVNHVFGPASSGFHRVNWELEMSSKNYVSGNGRRNGFPVTPGTYTATMSKIVDGVVTELDDPVTFDVVPLREPTLEGAAYEDMIAFREVVTEFQLELTAASNLLDEQLDLVGKMKTALSRADNADPELLKDIHDARMNLLEIREKMQGSEVKNEVGERNPPSPSSRLFVGIRGLNTTYGPTPMHKEMIEIGKAEFEPIADELQRFADSTMADLLRRLAAAGAPPIEN, via the coding sequence ATGGTCAAAACGAACTTCGTTGCGCTGATCTTCCTGATCTTTGCAGCTTTCTCCCTGAATGGTTTTGCACAGGAGTCTTCTGTGATATCCCAAACCAGCTATAATGCACTCGAACTCAGAAATGTAAGTACCGGATTTGCTTCCGGACGCATAGCTGATATCGCAATTCATCCCGAACACGAGAACACCTGGTATGTGGCTGCCGGTTCGGGCGGTGTTTGGAAAACTGAAAATGCCGGGATCACCTGGACACCGATCTTTGATAATCAGCCATCTTATTCGATCGGTTCTCTGACCATAGATCCGCATAACCCGGCAGTGATCTGGGTTGGTACCGGAGAGGATGTCGGGGGACGTCATGTAGGTTTCGGCGATGGTATCTACAAAAGTACGGACGAAGGCAGAACCTGGACCAACATGGGACTTAAAGAATCACAGCACATTTCCACCATTCTGGTTCACCCGGAGGATCCGGATGTCGTGCTTGTTGCAGTGCAGGGACCTCTCTGGAATAAAGGTGGGGAAAGAGGTTTATATCGCACCGATGACGGCGGCGAGTCATGGAATAAAGTACTGGGGGATGATGAATGGACTGGTGCTACTGATATTGTTGTGGATCCCCGCGAGCCGAATGTAATGTATGCAGCCACCTGGCAGCGACACCGCACAGTAGCGGCCTATATGGGTGGAGGACCCGGTTCCGGAATTCATAAATCTACCGACGGCGGGTTAACCTGGACGGAACTGAAGAACGGCATACCGGGGTCTAATCTCGGAAAGATCGGGCTGGCCATTTCCCCGCAGGACCCGGATATCGTATATGCTGCTATTGAACTGGACAGGACCGAAGGGGGACTTTTTATGTCGGATGACCGGGGAGCTTCCTGGAATAAGATGTCGGATATGGTATCCGGCGGAACGGGACCTCATTACTATCAGGAGCTATACGCTTCCCCGCATACTTTTGGACGGATCTATCTGATGAACGTTCGAACTCTTGTTTCTGACGATCATGGACGTACTTATTCGACACTGCCGGAAAGGGATAAGCATTCCGATAACCATGCACTGGCTTTCCGCTCAGATGAACCGGATTATCTGCTTATGGGCTCAGATGGCGGAGTCTATGAGACTTTTGATCACGGAGCAAACTGGAGATATATGCCAAATCTGCCACTGACGCAGTACTATAAAGTTGCTGTGGATGATGAAAAACCATTTTACAACCTGTATGGCGGAACTCAGGATAACGGTACGCATGAAGGACCTTCGAGAACAGATCTGACGCACGGCATACGTAATGCTGACTGGAAACATATTCTCTTTGCGGATGGCCATGATACCGCCACCGAACCGGGTAATCCTGATATCGTTTATGGTGAGACACAGCAGGGCGGACTTCATCGTATCGACCGAAAAACAGGAGAGCAGGTCTTTATTCAACCTCAGGCTGGGGAAGGAGAAGATTTTGAGCGCTTTAACTGGGATGCACCCATACTGGTAAGCCCGCATAGTCCTGCCAGGTTGTACTTTGCCTCTCAGCGGGTGTGGAGATCCGATAACCGGGGCGATAGCTGGACCCCAATTTCTGGTGACCTGACCCGGGACCAGGAACGCCTTACCCTGGAGATCATGGGTAAACAGCAGAGCTGGGATAATCCCTGGGATGTAAACGCCATGTCGAACTATAATACCATCACCTCGCTGGGCGAATCGCCATTGCAGGAGGGACTGCTGTATGCCGGTACCGACGACGGAATCATTCAGGTAAGTGAGGATGGAGGAGAGAACTGGCGCCGGATCGAGGTGGGAAGTATCCGGGGCGTTCCTTCTACGGCTTTTGTGAATGATGTAAGAGCAGATCTTTATGATGTGAATACTGTATATGCTGCACTCGATAATCACAAATATGGTGATTTTACTCCTTATCTGATCAAAAGTACGGATCGGGGTCGCAGCTGGGAGTCGATCTCCGGTAATCTTCCCGATCGACACCTGGTATGGAGAATGGTTCAGGATCATATAGATCCGGATCTGCTTTTTGCGGCTACCGAATTCGGAATATTCTTTACGGTAGACGGAGGAAATGAATGGGTTAAAATGAAAGGCGGGGCACCCACTATATCATTCAGAGATATCACCATTCAGCGCGAGCATAATGATCTGGTAGCAGCTTCTTTCGGTCGAGGATACTACATCGTGGATGATATTTCTCCTCTGAGGCAGGTTGATGAAGAGAGCCTGAACAAAGAAGGAGTTCTCTTCGACACCCGTGATGCATTATGGTATCAGCCGAGAAGTGTGGAGATCGATCCCGGTGCTTCGTTCTACACGGCAGAGAATCCGCCTTTCGGCGCCGTATTTACCTATTATCTGAAGGACGGTCTGACCAGCATAGAGTCAGAGCGCAAGAAAAGCGAAAGAGCACTGGAGGACGACGAAGATGTTCCCTTCCCGGGCTGGGATGCTCTGGAAGCGGAGGTCCGGCAGGAAGATCCGACGATCAGAATCACGATCAAGGATGAAGCGGGTAATGTGGTCAATCATGTATTCGGCCCGGCTTCTTCAGGATTCCACCGCGTAAACTGGGAACTCGAGATGTCTTCGAAAAACTATGTATCGGGTAATGGCCGCAGAAATGGCTTCCCGGTAACACCCGGAACCTACACCGCAACCATGTCAAAGATCGTGGACGGAGTAGTGACAGAGCTGGATGATCCGGTTACTTTTGATGTAGTACCTCTTAGAGAACCTACTCTGGAAGGAGCAGCCTACGAGGATATGATCGCTTTCAGAGAGGTGGTCACTGAATTCCAGCTAGAGCTCACCGCAGCTTCAAACCTGCTGGATGAACAGCTTGACCTGGTTGGCAAGATGAAGACGGCACTCAGCAGAGCGGATAACGCCGACCCGGAATTGTTGAAAGACATTCATGATGCTCGTATGAACCTTCTGGAGATCCGGGAGAAAATGCAGGGCAGTGAAGTGAAAAATGAGGTGGGAGAGCGGAATCCTCCAAGTCCTTCCTCAAGATTATTCGTAGGGATACGCGGTCTTAATACCACCTATGGTCCGACGCCTATGCACAAGGAAATGATTGAGATCGGAAAAGCCGAATTTGAACCCATAGCGGATGAGCTGCAACGATTTGCGGACAGCACTATGGCAGATCTCCTGAGACGCTTGGCTGCGGCCGGCGCTCCTCCTATAGAGAATTAA